The genomic segment TCTTCTTTTAATTGTGATATTTCTAAACTTTTTACGTTGATGGATAAGCATATAGAAGTAATTAAAACAAATTATAATGAAATAGGTAAAATTTTAAAAACTATAGAAGAACAAACTGTATACGACTCTAGATATGAGATATATAATAGAAAGTTTATAATAAACACTATGCAAATGGAGCTAGATACATCTAGGCGTTATGGTTACAAATCTTCATTTTTAATTGTTAAAGTTAGTGAAAGAATACTTTTTGGTATGAAAAATTTAAAAGAAAAAAACAACTTTTTAAAAAATATCGCCAAACTTCTTTTAAAGGTATCTAGACGTAGTGATGTTGTTGGACACTATGGTGATGGGTATTTTGTCGTTATTATGAAACATACTGACATAAATGGTGCAAAACTTGCTTGCAATAGGCTTTCCAAGTTGATAAGTTCAGTAAAGCAACGTATAAATGACAATGATGTGTATGCTAAGCTTTGTATGGTTGCATGTGAGCTTGGCGCCAATTCTTTAAGTATGGAAGAGATGCTATCAAAGGCTTTAGATAGTATTGAAGTTGCTAATGAAGATGAACCTATAATTTTGGAGTAATTTTAGTGATTTTAGAAGTTTTATCATACCCTAATAAAAAATTATATGAAGTCTCAAAAGACGTTACAGAATTTGATGATAAATTACATAAATTTCTTGATGATATGTATGATACGATGATAGCAAAATTAGGCATAGGTCTTGCTGCTATTCAAGTAGGCGTTGCAAAACGTATTTTTATTATAAATTTAGTTAATGAAGACGGCACTCAAGATAAGAATGAACTTATAGAGGTTATAAATCCTGTTTTTGAAGACAAAAAAGGTGAAAGTATTTTTCAAGAAGGTTGTCTTAGTGTGCCAGATTTTTACGAAGAAGTAAAAAGGGCTGAATGGATAAAAGTATCTTATCAAGATCGTTTTGGAAATCATCATTCTATAGAAGCTGATGGATTGTTGGCTATTGCTTTTCAGCACGAAAACGACCATCTTGATGGTCATCTGTTTATAGAAAAAATAGGATTTACTAAACGTAAAAAATTTGATAAAGAGTTTAAAAATAGCAAAAAACAAAAGCCAAAAGAGCATAGCTAATCATATATGAAATCCCTATACTGCGCAACATACTTAGATGGTTTAAAAATTGTAGAAGTAGAGTCTGTATTTTCTAGGGGGTTGCCGGGGTTTAACATAGTAGGGCTAGCTGGTGCAAGTATAAAAGAAAGCACGGAGCGTGTAAAGGCAGCACTTTTATCTTTGGGGTTTTCGTTTCCATCTCAAAAAATTACTATCAGTCTATCTCCATCTGATATATCCAAAAATGGTTCACATTTTGATCTATCAATAGCTCTTTTAATAGCACTTCAAAAATCAGAACAACTTGATAAAATTTTTGTTTTTGGAGAACTTGGACTTGATGGAAGTATTAAAAACACAACAAATCTTTTTTCAATACTTCTTTTTTTAAGCACTAAGGTTAAAAATGCAAAGGTTCTAGTCCCAAAATCCATAGCGGATAAGGCAAGTGAGATACAAAATTTAGAAATTTATGGTGTTGATAAGCTCGAAGATGCTATTAACTTTTTCATAGATAAAGACTATGCACAAAGTTGTAAGTTTAAAAATACGCATCCGGTTTTTAAAAATATAATTGATATAAATGGTAAAAAATATCTTCCAAATTTAGATTTTAAGCTAGATTTTAAAGATGTTTTGGGTCAAACAAGGGCAAAAAGAGCTTGTCTTATATCGGCTGTCGGTATGCATAATATAATATTTGAAGGAAGTCCAGGATGTGGTAAGAGTATGTGTGCTAAAAGACTTTTATATATTCTTCCGCCTCAAAGTTTAGATGATGTTTTAAGTTCAGCGGCTTATCGTTCTTTAAATATGCAAGATAGCGAGTTTAGTAGTGTTCGTGCTTTTAGAAGTCCACATCATACATCAACAAAAAGCTCTATTTTTGGTGGTGGAACCAGTGTTGCTAGGATAGGCGAGGTGGCTTTGGCTAATGGCGGTATTTTGTTTTTTGATGAGTTTAATTATTTTTCAAAGCAGGTTATAGAGAGTTTGCGGGAGCCTTTGCAGGATTATAAAATAAATATTTCAAGGGTAAACTCAAAAGTTTCTTATGATACAAAATTTACATTTGTGGCTGCTTTAAATCCTTGTCCTTGTGGAAATTTATTATCTAAAAACTTAAATTGTAGATGTAGCGAAAGAGAGATAAAGCAGTATAAGTCAAAACTTTCAGAGCCTATTTTAGATAGAATTGACATTTATGTCCAAATGGATGAGGTTAGTAAAACCGATAAATCAGATATTACTTCAAGACAGATGAGCGAAGTGGTATTAAATGCCTTTAAATTTCAAAAGCAACGAGGGCAGATTGAATTTAACGGAAAATTGCAAGATAGCGATGTTGATAAGTTTTGTAGTCTTGATGATGAGGCAAAAAATATTTTAAATAAGGCAATAACAAGGTATAATTTATCTCAAAGAGGTATAAAAAAGACTTTAAAAGTAGCTAGAAGTATTGCTGATATTGAGTTTAAAAACGATATATCAAAATCACATATTTTGGAAGCTTTGAGTTTTAGAAATAAGGATTAAGCCTTGAAAAAATTATTTTTAAACACAAACGAACTTGACTTAAGAGCTACATTAAAATTTGGACTTGAAAGTGAAATTTTAATGGAAAATGCAGCCTTGTCTATAGCAAATCACATACGTAAAAAGATAAAAAAAGGTAGTAAAATTCTCGGAATTTGTGGCGGTGGAAACAATGCGGCAGATGTTTTTGCAGCCCTTAGAATGCTTCAGGGGGATTATAAAACAAAGATATTTTTAGCATCCTCAAGCTTAAAACCATTGGCTAAAAAGCAATTAGAGATAGCCAAAAAAGCTGGAGCTAAATTAACAACAAAAATCAAAAAATCAAAGTGTATAGTAGATGGTCTTTTTGGATCCGGACTAAATAGAGAGCTTAGTAAAGAGCATAAAAAACTATTAAAAAAAATAAACAAAATAAAAGCATACAAGGTAGCTTGTGATATTCCAAGCGGTTTGAGTGAGAATGGAAATATTTTAGGCGAGTGTTTTAAAGCTGATACTACTATTTGTATGGGTGCTTTAAAGCTTGGATGTTTTTTAGATGAAGCAAAAGATTATGTCGGCAGGGTAAAAGTTGCAAATTTAGGTATTTGCAAAGATAAATTTCAAACAAAAACAGATACTTTTTTGCTTCAAAAAAGAGACCTAAAATTACCATTTAGAAAAAAACTTTGTGTAAATAAGGGCGATTTCGGACATGCTTTTGTTGTTTGTGGTAAGCTATCAGGCGCTAGTGAAATCTGTGCAAAAGCAGCATTTAGCATAGGTACCGGACTTGTTAGTGTGATAGGTAGAAATAAAATCATAAAAAACTATCTTATGCAAACAGATAAAATAGGTCAAAAAATGAATGCAGGTGCTATTGGAATGGGGCTTAGTATTGAAGATGTGTCAAGCTTAAACTTAAATACACTTATGGATAAAAGTCTTGTTTTGGATGCTATGATGTGTCATTGTAAGGCTACTTTTGATATTTTAAAACAAAACAAAAAGATAGTTTTGACACCGCACCCAAAAGAATTTTGTTCATTGCTTAAACTTGGTGGTTTGGCTGATATTAGTGTTGATGAGCTTCAAAAAAATAGGTTTGAGTATGCTAAGAAGTTTAGCTTAAAATTTAAATGTGTTTTGGTGCTAAAAGGTGCAAATACTATCATTGCAAAAAATGGTAAATTATTTATAATGCCTTTTGGATCAAGCTCTCTTGCAAAAGGTGGTAGTGGCGATGTGCTATCAGGCATTATACTTGGGCTTTTAGCTCAGGGTTATTCGCCTTTAAAAGCTGCAATAAATGGCACTTTAGCACATGCATTATCAGCAAAAAAACAAAAGATAAATAACTATGCTTTAAACCCAAATAATATCATAAAAGGAATAAAATGCTTACAAAAAAAATAGCAGTGCTTTTTAGTGGTAGTGGTTCAAATCTGCAAGCCATTTTGGATAAGGTTCACAACAAAGTATTTAATGGTGTAAAGATTGAGGTTGCTTTGTGTATAAGCAATAAAGCTGATGCTTATGGTATACAAAGAGCAAAAAAATATGGACTTGAAACCAAGATAATAGAAAATAAAAATTTTTCATCAAGAGAAGAATTTGATGCGGCTTTAGTAGAAGAGATAAAAAAACAAGATATAGATTTGGTCGTGTTGGCTGGATTTATGAGAATTTTAACAAGTGTTTTTACAACTCAAATAAAAGCGATAAATTTACACCCATCTATACTTCCGCTTTTTAAGGGTGCGCATGCTATACAAGAGAGTTTTGATAGTGATATGCAAGTTGGTGGTGTGAGTGTTCATTGGGTTAGTGAAGAGCTTGATGGCGGAAAACTTATAGCCCAAAGAGCTTTTGAACGTAAATCGCAAATGAGTTTAGATGATTGGGCTAATGCTATACATAGCATAGAGCATGAAATTTTACCACAAGCTATAATTAAAATTTTATGTAATAATTAAATCAAATAGTTGCTTATTGCTAACTCGATTTGATTTTTGTCTTATTTGGACATAGGATTAAGCTTTACAAAAAGATTTTTTTAATACAATACAAGACTTATTTTGTGGTTCCGTAGCTCAGTTGGTAGAGCACTACCTTGACATGGTAGTGGTCGATGGTTCAAGTCCATTCGGAGCCACCATCTACATTATTTTTATTTAAATTTAATGCTTTATTTTTTAATAAAAAATACAAATTAAGAAAATAATTATTTTATTCGTTGTATAATCTTGATACTTATTTTTAATATTAGGATGGAAAATGAAAAAAATTATTTCTAGTGTTGTTGTAGCATCTTTATTTGCTACTGGTGCGTTTGCTTTTAATGCAAAAATGGATCCTGAGCTAAGCTTTACAGGATATAAAACAGAAAAGAAGACTGCTGTTGGCGGAACATTTAAAAAATTTGAGTTTAAATCAGAAAAAAAAGATAGTTTTGTTGACTTTGCTAAAACAATTGACATAAAGATAGAATCAGCTGGTTTAACTACAAAAAATCCACTTCGCGACAAAAGAATTGCTTCTATTTTCAAAAATGAAGCAATAATGGCAAAAATCGTTGATGTAAAAGGTGATGAGAATAAGGGCGAATTTGCTCTTGAAATCACAGCAAATGGAGTAACAAAAACTTACAATGCTCCTTATGAAGTAAAAGATGGAAAGTTATCAGCTAGTGCTGTTATAGATGTTCTTGATTTTAGTTTAAATGAAACTTTCAATAAGTTTGCGCAAGAGTGCAAAGCTTTACATAGCGGAAAAACTTGGAGTGAAGCTAAAGTTGATATGAGCTTGGTTATAGAAAAATAATGATTTTTTTAAATGTCTTTGATTAAACATCAAAGACATTGTTCTTTGTTTATATCTTCTTATAAGGCTTTTGTCCTATTTCATAAAAATTATTACCTTCACAATCAATCGCAACTATAGCCGGAAAATCTTCAACCGTAAGTCTTGCTATTGCTTCTGGTCCGAGTTCAGGATAGGCTAAAATCTCGTATTTTTTTATACTCTGACTTATTAAAGCACCAGCGCCACCTATAGCAACCATATATACACAACTTGATTTTTTCATAGCATCAATAACTTCTTGCGATCTGTATCCTTTACCTATCATGCCGTTTATACCAATTTCATTTATCATAGTAGGTGTGTATTTATCCATTCTGCCACTTGTTGTTGGACCTGCTGCGCCTATGACATCTCCTGGTTTAGCAGGACTTGGCCCTAGATAGTATATGGTCTCTCCAGCTAAATTTACAGGCAAACTCTCACCTCTTTGTAATGTCTCTATCAAAGCCTTGTGAGCAGCATCTCTTGCAGCAATAATAGTCCCTGATATCAAAACATTATCTCCAGCTTTTAAACTTTTTACTACCTCTTTATCAAATGGTACTTGTATTTTTTTTATATCTGACATAACTAAACTCCTTAAATTTCAGCATCAGCGTGGCGAGCAGCGTGGCAATTTATATTTATGGCAACAGGAAGTCCTGCGATATGGGTTGGATACCATTCTATATTTACCTTTACAGCTGTAGTATCTCCACCTAAACCTTGAGGGCCAACGCCTGTTTTTCTAGCAAGTTCTAACAACTCTTCTTCTAGTTTTGCATATCTTTCATCGCTATTTTTGCTATCAATGGAACGAACAGCAGCATGTTTTGCTAAAAGAGTAGCTTTATCCATAGTGCCGCCTATTCCAACACCAATAACCATAGGAGGGCAAGCATTTGGACCAGCCAACTTTACAGCATCTAAGAAAACTTTCTTAACACCCTCTATTCCGTCAGCAGGAACAAGCATTTTTAAAATAGACTTATTTTCACTACCAAATCCTTTTGGCGCTACTTTTATTCTAATTTTATCGCCGGGGATTATTTTTGTGTTTATAACAGCTGGGGTATTATTTGTAGTATTTTTTCTTTCAAAAAGTGGTTCAGCAACAACTGATTTTCTCAAATAACCACCAACATAACCATCAGCCACACCAGCATTTACAGCATCTTCTATGTATTCACCTTCTATTTTTACATCTTGTCCTATCTCCAAAAATACAACAGTCATCCCAGTATCTTGACATATTGGGGCTACTTTTTTTTCAGCTAGTTCTGAGTTTTGCAACAATTTAGACAAAATATCCTTTGCTAAAGGTGATGTTTCTGTTTGTTTGGCTTTTATAAAAGCTTCTTTCATATCAGGAGTAATAACATAGCAGGCTTGTTTACAAAGCTCACTTACAACCTTTTTTATTTCATCTGCATGAATAATTCTCATAATTCCTCCTTGTTATTAAAAAATTACATATCTAATTATACTATATAAAAAAGCAATTTTATAAAAATAATAAAAATTATCTTTATAAAAAAATATTAATTTTATATTTTAATAAATATTTGAATTTATAAAATTAGAATTTAAAGTTAGTATTTACTAAAAATGACTTAAAATAGCAGGCTTTATTGTTTAATAACTTTTTAAACTTTGTGGTTTTATAATACTATTTTAAAAAATTTATTATTTGGAGGCTCAAAATGCTTAAAAAAATATTATCTTTAGCCGTTGTTGCAACACTAGGTTTTGCCGTAAATGCAAATGCTCACCAAATTATAGCAAGCAGTGTTGGAAAAAATAAATTTGAAGCTAAATTCTGGGCACACACGCAATTTGACGATTATAACTCAAACCAACTTCTTGGAGCCAAAGCTTACGATGAAAATTTAGATCGAATAAAAACAGGTATAAAATATAATTATAACGATGATTCGAAAAAACCTGAAATTCTAACAGAAAAAGCACCTGCCATAATGGTAACAGTTTTTGATGCAAAATACTGGATTCAAACAGATACCGGATACAAAAATGGAAATAAAACAAAAATAGATGATGTTGTGTTTGATGACATCAAGAGTGTTAAAATAGGAAAAACATATTTTTCTTGGAACGAGAAATTTTTAGATCCGATAGGTTTAAAACTAGAAGTAATAGCGCTAAACGATCCTTTAAAAGTTAAAGTTGGTGACTCTTTACCTGTTTTGGTATTAAAAGATGGCAAGCCAGCAAAAGGCGTAGCATTTGAAACAGCAAATGAAGACCTTGATAATTTAACCAATGAATTTGGTATAGCTTTAATTCCTATCAAAGAAAAAGGGCTAAATATAATTGCAGCAAGAGGCGAAGAGCCATTATTTAATGACCCAGATGCACATACTTTATTTATCCAAAGCTCTATATCTTTTGAGGTAAAATAGTGAAATTTTTTGTCGCGTTAGCATTTATTTGCTCTTTTTTGTTTTCACATGGTCTTTTTTATGAGGCAAAAGAGGGAAAAGCTATAATAATAAATGCAAATTTCACAAAAAGCGTACCTGCTGCATATGCAAAGATTGAAATTTTTGAGGGAGATTCTGCTCTCGCATTTGTAAATAGCAGAATGGACAACAAAGGTAGTTTTGCATTTTTACCACAATCTGCCGGAACTTACAATGTTAAAATAACAGCTAGTAGTGACCATGGCGATCATATAAAAGAATTTAAAATAGATGTGGCAAATGATTTTGAAATTGCAAAATTTGAAGAGCCTGTATTCCAAAAATATTTCGGCGTTCTTAGTACAATTGGTATTATTTTTGGAATTTTTGGTGTATTGTCATTAATTAAATCAAGAAAAAAAGATAACTAATGCATATATCAGAAGGTGTATTAAATAACACTATAATTAGCGTAGGATGGGCTGTTTCTGCGACATTGGCCGCCTACGCACTTTATAAATTAAAAAACAAAGACATGCCAAAAATAGCAATGCTGTCATCTTTGTTTTTCATAGGTTCTTTTATACACATACCGGTTGGACCTACAAGCGTTCACCTTTTATTTAACGGCTTAATTGGGGCAATTGGGGGACTAAATTCGTTTTTAGCCATAATGATAGCCCTATTTTTCCAAGCTCTACTTTATGGATTTGGAGGTATAGGAGTTCTTGGTGTAAATACCTTTATTATGGCATTTCCAGCTGTTGTAGTTTGGTATTTTTTAAGACCAAAACTGCACAAAAATACAAATTTAGTATCTTTTGTAGGTGGTTTTTTACCAGTTTTATTAAGCGTTATATTATTGTGTGGAATTTTACTTATAAATAGCACAAAACTCGATTATGCTATTTATATGATTGTATTATTTAACTTACCATTAATGTTTATAGAGGGTTTTATATCAGTATTTACCTTGCGTTTTATCTTAAAATATAAGCCTGATTTTTTATGAGCAAACCAGTTTGTTACTTACTTTGCGTAATACTTTATGATATTTTATTGCTTAATATAAATAATTTTGGCGCATTTGACTTTTTTATACCATTTTTTGCGTTTTTATTTTTATGTCCTGATAAAAAAAGAGTATTTTTTTGGCTACTTGGACTAAATTTATTTATACTTTTTATGGTTGCTTCATATTTTATAAACAACGAAATACAAAATGCAAAAATTATCTTTTTAAGATCAAATCTAATATTGCTTTTAGTTCTTAGTTTGCTATTTAGTAAAGATCAATATTTTATTACAAAAGCACTTTACGAGCTTAAATTTCCACAAAAAATTATAGCCATAATGGTAATAAATTCAAGATTATTTAGTGATTTTTTACAAAAAACCAAACAAATACCAAAAACATTAAAAGCAAGAGGTGTTAAACTAACAACATCATTTTTTACATACAAATGTTATGCTAATTTAATAGGCAAAAATATAGTTGCCAGTCTTGACCTTGCATTTGAAATTTTTAATACAATGAAAGTAAGGGGATATAAAGACAAAATTGCATTTTTGCATTCAGAAAAAGCACAATTTGGCGAAATAATGCTTTTAATACTTAGTGTTTTAAATATTTTATATAGGATTATAATAAACTTATGAAAAATTTAGTAGAAATTAGAAATTTATCTTTCAGATACAAATACAAAACCATCTTACAAAACATAAACTTAGACATACAAGAAGACTCAAAAATAGTAATACACGGAAATAACGGTAGAGGAAAAAGCACTTTTTTATCACTTTTGGCTGGATTAAAAGATGACTGCAAAGAGAGTATAAAAACTCGCCCTAATCTAAAAATAGCATATCTATTTCAAGATAGCAATGACCAATTTATAGCTCCAAGTGTTATTGAAGATGTTGCTTTTTCACTTTTAGTAGACGGAATAGATCCAAAAAATGCCGAGAGATTATCAAGTGATATGCTTGAAAGATTAAAAATTTCACATCTTAAAAACAACTCTATATACTATCTATCTGGCGGAGAAAAAAGGCTTGTTGCAATAGCTGGAATACTTGTTAGAGATGCTGATTTATATCTACTAGACGAACCGTTTAAAGAGCTAGATGAAGAAAAAACGAATCTAGTCTTGGAAATTTTAAATGAAAAAAAGGCATTTATTTTAATAACCCACGAAAAAAAAGAGCTTCTTCAAAATGTTGTATTTTTTGATCTAGATATGCTAGAAAAAGATATTTGATTATTGCAAAGATTTGCCATCATCTTTATG from the Campylobacter pinnipediorum subsp. pinnipediorum genome contains:
- a CDS encoding DUF4198 domain-containing protein → MLKKILSLAVVATLGFAVNANAHQIIASSVGKNKFEAKFWAHTQFDDYNSNQLLGAKAYDENLDRIKTGIKYNYNDDSKKPEILTEKAPAIMVTVFDAKYWIQTDTGYKNGNKTKIDDVVFDDIKSVKIGKTYFSWNEKFLDPIGLKLEVIALNDPLKVKVGDSLPVLVLKDGKPAKGVAFETANEDLDNLTNEFGIALIPIKEKGLNIIAARGEEPLFNDPDAHTLFIQSSISFEVK
- a CDS encoding CbiQ family ECF transporter T component; translated protein: MSKPVCYLLCVILYDILLLNINNFGAFDFFIPFFAFLFLCPDKKRVFFWLLGLNLFILFMVASYFINNEIQNAKIIFLRSNLILLLVLSLLFSKDQYFITKALYELKFPQKIIAIMVINSRLFSDFLQKTKQIPKTLKARGVKLTTSFFTYKCYANLIGKNIVASLDLAFEIFNTMKVRGYKDKIAFLHSEKAQFGEIMLLILSVLNILYRIIINL
- a CDS encoding Fe-S-containing hydro-lyase produces the protein MSDIKKIQVPFDKEVVKSLKAGDNVLISGTIIAARDAAHKALIETLQRGESLPVNLAGETIYYLGPSPAKPGDVIGAAGPTTSGRMDKYTPTMINEIGINGMIGKGYRSQEVIDAMKKSSCVYMVAIGGAGALISQSIKKYEILAYPELGPEAIARLTVEDFPAIVAIDCEGNNFYEIGQKPYKKI
- the purN gene encoding phosphoribosylglycinamide formyltransferase — translated: MLTKKIAVLFSGSGSNLQAILDKVHNKVFNGVKIEVALCISNKADAYGIQRAKKYGLETKIIENKNFSSREEFDAALVEEIKKQDIDLVVLAGFMRILTSVFTTQIKAINLHPSILPLFKGAHAIQESFDSDMQVGGVSVHWVSEELDGGKLIAQRAFERKSQMSLDDWANAIHSIEHEILPQAIIKILCNN
- a CDS encoding YifB family Mg chelatase-like AAA ATPase, which produces MKSLYCATYLDGLKIVEVESVFSRGLPGFNIVGLAGASIKESTERVKAALLSLGFSFPSQKITISLSPSDISKNGSHFDLSIALLIALQKSEQLDKIFVFGELGLDGSIKNTTNLFSILLFLSTKVKNAKVLVPKSIADKASEIQNLEIYGVDKLEDAINFFIDKDYAQSCKFKNTHPVFKNIIDINGKKYLPNLDFKLDFKDVLGQTRAKRACLISAVGMHNIIFEGSPGCGKSMCAKRLLYILPPQSLDDVLSSAAYRSLNMQDSEFSSVRAFRSPHHTSTKSSIFGGGTSVARIGEVALANGGILFFDEFNYFSKQVIESLREPLQDYKINISRVNSKVSYDTKFTFVAALNPCPCGNLLSKNLNCRCSEREIKQYKSKLSEPILDRIDIYVQMDEVSKTDKSDITSRQMSEVVLNAFKFQKQRGQIEFNGKLQDSDVDKFCSLDDEAKNILNKAITRYNLSQRGIKKTLKVARSIADIEFKNDISKSHILEALSFRNKD
- the cbiM gene encoding cobalt transporter CbiM — its product is MHISEGVLNNTIISVGWAVSATLAAYALYKLKNKDMPKIAMLSSLFFIGSFIHIPVGPTSVHLLFNGLIGAIGGLNSFLAIMIALFFQALLYGFGGIGVLGVNTFIMAFPAVVVWYFLRPKLHKNTNLVSFVGGFLPVLLSVILLCGILLINSTKLDYAIYMIVLFNLPLMFIEGFISVFTLRFILKYKPDFL
- a CDS encoding YceI family protein encodes the protein MKKIISSVVVASLFATGAFAFNAKMDPELSFTGYKTEKKTAVGGTFKKFEFKSEKKDSFVDFAKTIDIKIESAGLTTKNPLRDKRIASIFKNEAIMAKIVDVKGDENKGEFALEITANGVTKTYNAPYEVKDGKLSASAVIDVLDFSLNETFNKFAQECKALHSGKTWSEAKVDMSLVIEK
- a CDS encoding NAD(P)H-hydrate dehydratase gives rise to the protein MKKLFLNTNELDLRATLKFGLESEILMENAALSIANHIRKKIKKGSKILGICGGGNNAADVFAALRMLQGDYKTKIFLASSSLKPLAKKQLEIAKKAGAKLTTKIKKSKCIVDGLFGSGLNRELSKEHKKLLKKINKIKAYKVACDIPSGLSENGNILGECFKADTTICMGALKLGCFLDEAKDYVGRVKVANLGICKDKFQTKTDTFLLQKRDLKLPFRKKLCVNKGDFGHAFVVCGKLSGASEICAKAAFSIGTGLVSVIGRNKIIKNYLMQTDKIGQKMNAGAIGMGLSIEDVSSLNLNTLMDKSLVLDAMMCHCKATFDILKQNKKIVLTPHPKEFCSLLKLGGLADISVDELQKNRFEYAKKFSLKFKCVLVLKGANTIIAKNGKLFIMPFGSSSLAKGGSGDVLSGIILGLLAQGYSPLKAAINGTLAHALSAKKQKINNYALNPNNIIKGIKCLQKK
- the def gene encoding peptide deformylase, whose product is MILEVLSYPNKKLYEVSKDVTEFDDKLHKFLDDMYDTMIAKLGIGLAAIQVGVAKRIFIINLVNEDGTQDKNELIEVINPVFEDKKGESIFQEGCLSVPDFYEEVKRAEWIKVSYQDRFGNHHSIEADGLLAIAFQHENDHLDGHLFIEKIGFTKRKKFDKEFKNSKKQKPKEHS
- a CDS encoding GGDEF domain-containing protein, whose translation is MQTTDSKPKYQILNNKSDKLEDVDIYKFSENVLKQLNKDNISSIPSNYSIYFEKLLEQKSPDFKKKLGDSLQFYEEFGEKMPESSICIEKEIKQGFVQIKSMLQAVALIYKNIGLMKGITKKNLTILKSNRDILAVQNVVSSFNCDISKLFTLMDKHIEVIKTNYNEIGKILKTIEEQTVYDSRYEIYNRKFIINTMQMELDTSRRYGYKSSFLIVKVSERILFGMKNLKEKNNFLKNIAKLLLKVSRRSDVVGHYGDGYFVVIMKHTDINGAKLACNRLSKLISSVKQRINDNDVYAKLCMVACELGANSLSMEEMLSKALDSIEVANEDEPIILE
- a CDS encoding fumarate hydratase, with protein sequence MRIIHADEIKKVVSELCKQACYVITPDMKEAFIKAKQTETSPLAKDILSKLLQNSELAEKKVAPICQDTGMTVVFLEIGQDVKIEGEYIEDAVNAGVADGYVGGYLRKSVVAEPLFERKNTTNNTPAVINTKIIPGDKIRIKVAPKGFGSENKSILKMLVPADGIEGVKKVFLDAVKLAGPNACPPMVIGVGIGGTMDKATLLAKHAAVRSIDSKNSDERYAKLEEELLELARKTGVGPQGLGGDTTAVKVNIEWYPTHIAGLPVAININCHAARHADAEI
- a CDS encoding ABC transporter ATP-binding protein, translated to MKNLVEIRNLSFRYKYKTILQNINLDIQEDSKIVIHGNNGRGKSTFLSLLAGLKDDCKESIKTRPNLKIAYLFQDSNDQFIAPSVIEDVAFSLLVDGIDPKNAERLSSDMLERLKISHLKNNSIYYLSGGEKRLVAIAGILVRDADLYLLDEPFKELDEEKTNLVLEILNEKKAFILITHEKKELLQNVVFFDLDMLEKDI